A segment of the Pan paniscus chromosome 9, NHGRI_mPanPan1-v2.0_pri, whole genome shotgun sequence genome:
TCCATGATCTTCGCATAGAGCACAGTACCCCTTCACACGGAGGACGCGATGGCTCCCAAGAAACGCCCAGAAACCCAGAAGACCTCCGAGATTGTATTACGCCCCAGGAACAAGAGGAGCAGGAGTCCCCTGGAGCTGGAGCCCGAGGCCAAGAAGCTCTGTGCGAAGGGCTCCGGTACTGCCTGTGCCTGCTGCTTGAATATTTCCGCCTTTTAGGGTGCTCGCGCAGGAGGCTGCAGCGGGGGATGGGTGCTCCGAGGCTCCCGAGGCCCGCGCAGGTCACGGGTGCCTCCGGCTGTGCATTCTACCTGCAGGTCCTTTGACACCAGAGTGTTTAGGTTTCAACACCTCTCCCGCTAGGTAACAGGAAGCAGATGAGCTCCGTAACAACAGACACACGGACTTGTCAGATTCCTTGTTCGTATCAGGGTTCTTGCACAGTTAGGACGGCTTCAGAGAATCCTACCTTTCCTGGCGCTGTGTGTGCTGGATTTCATAGTCACGCTTGTTAGCTGCACGTCCTCGGTGGTCAGTTGTGAGAGCCCCCAATTCCTTCCTCCTTAGAAAGCTCATTCTCTGAGGTTTACTGGGGCTTGAACCTGGGGCTATAAGGAGTTTCGAGACACTCAAAAACGAGCTGGGGCTTGTtaatcaagtggtttttgtcCATGAGAAGAAAGAATTGGTTGTCAAGACGTCGGACCTATAGTGATTGGGTCCTCAAATACAGTTTGGTGATCAGGAGTTGTTGCTTtattgctattctaatttcactTACCTCCCCAGAAGTAACCTAGTTAAGAGCATTTCCAGGCCTTCCTATTCCTTCTTTTCCTAAACGGTGACTTCTGCCATGCTGCCCTAAAATCTTTTTATTGTGCATTATATGTGATTTATAAAATTGTGACCCAGTCCCATCTCGAGTTTTGCAGCCCAAACTGGGAAGAGTTCTGCAGTGTACTTTATTCTTGTGTGTTTCTTTGGCTGGGGTCTCAGGAACCCTGCACGACTGTATTTACTTTCACTTCAGACTTACTGTTTGTGGGAGTGTTTTGGGGAAGGGGCCAAATCCtcactcatttttttatttctggtgcTCGTTGAGACCACACAGACATGGAAAGGCCGCAGGAGGTGATGAGACAGAGATTAACCGTGCCGAATGAAACAAGGCTTCCTTTCGGGGAATTCAGCAGAAAAACCTTTCGTGAGATTGGAGAGGAAAATATGTCTGTTCTGCTTGGCAGGTCCTAGCAGAAGATGTGACTCAGACTGCCTCTGGGTGGGGCTGGCTGGCCCACAGATCCTGCCACCATGCCGCAGCATCGTCAGGACCCTCCACCAGCATAAGCTGGGCAGAGCTTCCTGGCCATCTGTCCAGCAGGTAAGGCATTTTTTGCCTCAAGTCCTCAAGGGTTTGCACGTGCATTTTTACTATTGCATGCTCCCAAATTAGATGATGGCTTGGTTCACCAGCTTGTCAGAGTGGTCCGATCACCCAGACTGTGGTGACTGGCCTACTGGGCACTCAGCCAGGTAAAAAATGTCTTATGTTGTAAAGGTCCCAGCTGGAATGCACTCTGCCCCTTTTGCTTTCCAAGATTATTCGTTCGTgtacattgcaaatattttcatgcaCAGGGCAGGCAGTTAGCTTTCCTTTGGTGGGAGGACTTGGATCTAGGGCTCATCTAtgaaggaggcagagattggcagTTCACCCAGAACTTGGGTTTTAATTCAACCTAATTCATTTCTCTCTGTGGCAGGGGCTCCAGCAGTCCTTTTTGCACACTCTGGATTCTTACCGGATATTACAAAAGGCTGCCCCCTTTGACAGGAGGGCTACATCCTTGGCGTGGCACCCAACTCACCCCAGCACCGTGGCTGTGGGTTCCAAAGGGGGAGATATCATGCTCTGGAATTTTGGCATCAAGGACAAACCCACCTTCATCAAAGGGGTGAGCAGTTCCTCATGCCAGGTCGTGCTAAAGAAGTgtttgttggctgggtgcagtggttcgcgcctgtaaccccagcactttgggaggccaaggtgggtggatcacctgaggtatggagtttaagaccagcctggccaacatggtgaaaccccgtctctactaaaaatacaaaaattagctgggtgtggtggcaggtgcctataatcccagctactcaggaggctgagacaggagaattgcttgaacccgggaggcagaggttgcagtgagccaagattgcaccattacactccagcctgggcaacaagagtgaaactccatctcaaaataataataataataataataataataatagaaaataaaaataaggagtgTTTGTTGAAGGCATGAAAGGAATATTGATGTCATCCAGTAATCATCAGGAAGAGGACTGGGATCAAAATTAACTGTGGGCATTTTCAAATACGTAAATGAtgatgatatatatttttctaatgccTGTCCTTAAAATACTAGAAGATATAGACTATTGATCACCCATAGAATTGAAGCCccttctgggctgggcgcagtggctcaggcctgtaatcctagcactttgggaggccaaggtgggctgaccacgaggtcaagagatggagaccatcctggccaacatggtgaaaccccgtctctactaaagatacaaaaaattagctggatgtggtggtgtgcgcctgtagtcccagctacttgggacactgaggcaggagaatcgcttgaacccgggaggcgaaggttgcagtgagccgaaatcacgccactgcactccagcctgggcaacagagcgagactccatctcaaaaaaaaagaattgaagccCCTTCTTACCACATTGACCTCATCTTACGCCATTGTCTTTTCTGACTTCTATGCTGTAGCCACACCAGCTGTTTCTATTCCTGAAACCGGGTCTCTGTAATTGCTGTTCCCTTTGACTGGAGTGCTTTTCCCCCATGGTCTTCTCATGGCTGGCGTCTTCTCTGCAGGTCTTTGCTGATTCTACCTCCTCAAAGAGGCTTTCGCTGGTTGTCCTTACTCATAACGTAGATCCCACTCCTCCACCGTCATTCCCTGTATCATTACCCTGCTTCATGTTTCCCCCAAGTGTTGATCGGTGTCTGAGATCTGATGCTTATTTATATGTTTGCCCACTGATGGCAGGGACCTTTCCTTTCTGGTTCACCATTCTATTCCCAGTGCCTGGAACAAAGTTTGGCCTAGAGTAGCTGctttatatttgttgaatgagtgagggGCTTGAAGTGTAATTGAGCAGATGGGATGTATACATACGAGGTAATTAACAATACAGATGCCAAGTGCTACAGAATGTGAAAGAAGGAAGAACCCCTTGTGAATTGGAGTCAATAAAGAAGACTCCATGGATGAGCGAGGAGGAGCAGTATTAGataaatggagagaaaagaaggaaagacataGTGTGACTGGGTGAGGTTTGGCACAGAGTTCTTGGGGGTCTTTGTTGTGCTAGAGTTTATCATCCGTTGCTGAGGGGTGAGTGTATCGTCCCCTCTAGGACCTTTAGCCAGCCCAGCTGGTGGCTGACATTGGAGGGCTGTGCTGTGAAAAGTGACACTGGGTTTAGAGCAGGAGTCACAAACTTATATGGCTCCAGAAgccagagtggaaaaaaaaaaaaaaagaatgtatggtGGTAGGGTCAGGGGTAAACTAGAGATGACTGTTGTGCAAAAATGTAGGTCTTTTGATATCAGATGTGATTTTTCTCAAACAAAGACACAaatcctcattttttaaatttaatatatcttgagttttaaaaaaaattgtaaaatacacgTAACATAAAATGTATCACCTTAaccatttaaaagttttttttttttttttgaggcggagtctcgctctgtcacccaggctggagtgcagtgacacaaccatagctcactgcagcctccaccttcctgactcaaggaatcctccggcttcagcctcccatgtagcagggactacaggtacgcatcaccacgcctggctaatttttagagatgtggtctctctatattgcccaggctggtctcaaactactggcctcaagcaatccttctgactTGTCTTCCCAAATTGCTCGGGATTACAgggctgagccactgtgctgggcctctAGAACGTCTTAATATTGGCACTGAATGAAATTACACGTCTCAGCTGAATTCTGCTTCAGTCCACTATTTTTCTAGCTCTGGTTTAAAGGTAGACATGAGGGGGAACCCAGGAGGaggtctctttatttatttatttgttcttttttttttttgagatggagtctcactccgccgccgaggctggaatgcagtggcgcaatctcggctcactgcaagctccgcctcccaggttcacgccattctcctgcctcagcctccgaagtagctgggactacaggcgcccgccaccatgcccggctaatttttttatattttttagtggagatgaggtttcaccgtgttagccatgatggtctcgatctcctgacctcgtgatccacccgcctcgacctcccaaagtgctgggattacaggcgtgagccaccgcgcccagccagcaggAGGTCTCTTAAGTGGAGGGATTTGGAGAGCAGACCACCAGAAAAGGCCAGGTTAGACAGGTGTGGGAGACTGGAATTCAAAGTGTGAGATGGGTGTTCAAGGAACAAGTGCCAGAAGCCCCCAGAAAGGCAGTCGGAGGAGTGGCGCGGACAGAGTGGGGTAGGTTTCCTGCCCAGCTAAAGAGGCAGGTGACCGCCAATAAGGCAGCTTGAAGTTGAAGTCAGAACCCAGAGCTCAGACAggaagaaatttgttttcttgttttctccaGGAGTCTAGGACATGGGAATAGAGGAATTTAGCTTATGCCTAGAGATGGGAAGAAGCAGTGTAGGGTATTCTAGGGGAAGAGCTTCCTGACTAACAGGATAATGACAAGTGCTTTGAACTTGTGCCAGACTgagattgttttttttcttttttgcatcacCTTATGACATGCGTGTAACCTTCTTTACAGTGTAAACTTTCTTTACACTGTAATGAAGATTGGTCTAGGCATTGAATTTTGTGGCTTGCATTTGCAGGGAGCTAGGTTGGAGCAGAGGAAGGGTATGGCAGTCTGGAGGAGACCTGTCTGGTTTTACCCCCAGATGCTGACAGCAGAATGCTGATTTGAGACCAGTTACTGGAGGAGCAACAGTGCCTCATTTTGTCACTTCTTTAGTCATCTGACCTTGGCTGTGACCTTTACATTCTTCAGGCCCTTGGCAAGGGAACATGTATTACAGTTTCACAATGAAGATAGCTTAATTTTATTCCTATTATAAAAACAATgtatggggccaggcgcagtggctcacgcctgtaatcccagcactttgggaggccgaggcgggtggatcactt
Coding sequences within it:
- the DDB2 gene encoding DNA damage-binding protein 2 isoform X4, with protein sequence MAPKKRPETQKTSEIVLRPRNKRSRSPLELEPEAKKLCAKGSGPSRRCDSDCLWVGLAGPQILPPCRSIVRTLHQHKLGRASWPSVQQGLQQSFLHTLDSYRILQKAAPFDRRATSLAWHPTHPSTVAVGSKGGDIMLWNFGIKDKPTFIKGAAWHPRYNLIVVGRYPDPNFKSCTPYELRTIDVFDGNSGKMMCQLYDPESSGISSLNEFNPMGDTLASAMGYHILIWSQEEARTRK